The Mangrovibacterium diazotrophicum DNA window ATATGCTCTTTATATTTATTCCGCATTAAAACTTTAATATAACGCGGAAAGAACGATGTTAATCTCCTTTTAAATTCCTCTTTTACTATTGAACTTCCTCCATCGAACATAACGTTTGGTTCTTTGAATCGGATAGTCAATGTTGAATCAAGTTCAGCATGCCATTCCGGTAGATCCATCTTAAATTCATCGTATAGATCGTTATATAACTCGATCTGTAATTCTTTGTATCGTTCAGCAACATCGCTTTTACTATCAAATTCTTCTTGAAGTTTGAGCATCGTACCGACAAGCAATAGCGCAAAAATGAGTAGCAGGGCAGCCATCAAGTCCCCAGTCGATAGAGCAAATTGATTATCATCTTTAATATCCAGAAATTTTTGGCTCATCGTCTACCGTTATATTTTTCAATTTGTTCTGTTAGATCTTCCGCTATTTCAGATAGATTTGCGATATTACTTTCTAGCCCTTTTTGAGCATTAGTCAGCTGTGTTGTAAATTCACGCAGATAGTGGTTTAGATTCTGGGCTGTGACTGTTTGGTAGTCTTGTAGTCCAGTTTGAACCTGCCCGAAGATTCCAGTTAGCCCGGACTCAATAACATTGAACTTTTTAATGTATTGATCAGAAGCTTCGACCGCTTTACCTAAAGTTTCTTGATGGGTTCCGAGCAATTCATGATTTTTCTTAATATAGTTTTCTATACTAGATTTAAATTCATGAGTTGATTTATGCAGATCATCAGATGAGGCCGAAATCTGCTTCGAGTTATCGCTCAATGTTGAAGTGATACGTTCAAATGTCCGAGAAATCTCCTTCGTTTTAAATACTAAATTTTCAAATTGCTTATTTACATGACTATTCGTTGTTAGTGTTTCGTTTATGGTTTTTGTCAAGTCTGCGATTTGTTTAATGTTGTCCTTTTGGCTCGCTAACATGAGCTCCATGTGTGCTTGAATATCTCCGATAGAAGTGGTATATTCTTCTTTAGCTGCGATGAAAGCTTTCCTTGTTTCCTCGCTCTGAACAGCTGCTTCTGCTTTCGTATTTTTTATATTTTCAATTACCGTTTCTTTTAATGTCTCGATCATTTCTTTGACTGTTCCCGATATTTCTGCCATGGTGCCAGGGACATTAGTTATGGATGTGGCTACCTCAGCAAGTTGTTTCGTCAATCCCTCCAATTCATTCTTTGTGTCTCCGGCAATCGACCTTTTAAACTCGTCTAGCATTTCCTTCATTGATTTAGCTAAACGGTCGATAGCGCTCTCGATTATCTGAGTGCCAGAGTCCTGTTTAATGGCTTTCAGATCATTTAGGACAGGAACTAGTTTTTCCTCGATAAGCTTACTTATTTGGGTATTGTTTTCTGAAACCAACAATTCCATTGCGGCCGTGATACTATCGGCTAAATCATCAGAGAATGACTGTAAAGAGGCTGTTTGTTTCTCTGACTCCTCTAAAATCCTTCGGAACACATTTTTTGGTAATTGTTTCCCTTCACTGGTTTCTGCGACGAGATATTCATTAAATAATTCGCCTATTATTTCCCGTTGTTTCTGCTCTCGTTGTTTTTGAACTTCATCTTCGGAGACCATATATTTTGCATCCAGTTCGAAACAAGTTGACTGAATAACTCTTGATACTCGTGTTTGCCAGAACTTAAACACACCAGTGAATAATAGGGATAATCCCATGCCCCAAATCGAAGTAACAAATGCAGTACTCATTCCAGCCATTAGACTATCAATACTTTGAGCAAGTTGTTCTGTCCCTTCGGTGGTTTTTATTCCGGCAATTCCAAAAGCAAGGCCAACAAAGGTTCCCAAAATTCCGATGCCGACAATTATACTCGACATATTATTGACAAGTCTAAAATTTAAAAAATTAAAAAAGATGTTGTTTTCGTTAATATATTCTTCCGCGTGAACAGGGGTTTTAAATTCAGCGCCATAGCTGGAAAAAGATTTTTGATAAGCCCTCCAAGTTGCTTTTAAGGACTTGCTTTTTGAGAGGGAATTGAATGCCAATGCTCTCTTAATTACATAGCCACGTCCCAAAATATAAATCAGCGATAAGAGAGTGATCAAAATCGTAAATAGGACCCAATATCCAGTAAGGCGATTTTCATCAAATGATTGTTGATTGACATATGGAAAAGGGAATATGCGTTCCAAATAGTCCATGGCAGAAGGTTTAGGCTTGTGATTTTATTAGTATAGCTGTGTTTAATGTGTAATTTAAAAAAAATATTTCGAAACTATGATCAATTGATGCCATAACTATCCTAGATTTTTTTGCGTAAATATGGGGTTCTGAGGTTTCTATCCAACTAATTTATTTTGTAAATTATATTCCTTCTTGGTGCTAATAGCCATATTCTTTTAAAAGCTCTATTTGTTGCCCACATATAATTAAGAAGGTAATAATTAGACTAGTTTACTTTCAGAGCGAGATTTTGTTTTGTATTGACAATTCGAGAAAAAATCGCACCAATTTAGATACTCGTCAATATCTCGGTTGGCAACTAGTATATTTAAGATAGACTTAAATTAATGTTGGGTAAATTCTAATCTTATCAAAAATGTATTTTACAAGACTACAAGGACTTGCAACCGTAGGAAACCGCTAAAAAAATTGTAGACCAGTTCTTTCTTAGACTTTATCCGCATTAAGAGTAAAAAATGATGATTACCATTCGTATTGAAAGGTATCGGCGCTATCCAATATTCCCCGAGAATAACTTGGTTTTGGTTATTTAATGTCATAATGTCTCCTGGCCCAAGAACCTAAAATGGGGGAGAATCCTAGTCCAATAGTTATTTTCAAAATTGTCATAGAACATGTGTTTTTGATAAGTATTGCCACAAATAAGATAGGATATTCACTTGGGTCGATTTTAATATTAGAAACGTTCCAAATAAGAGCACTTGTATTCCATTAATCATAAAAATAGATTAATTTGCATTTCAACTATCTTGGGAAAAGTAGAAAACTGGTTTAAGTTCTTTCTGAGTCGGCACCCATTGTTTTTGATTCAAACGAAGAGTTTTAGAAAAACAAAACGCTTTTCACAGGATTTTTACTGCCTTATAGATCGCACTTAAGGGCTTGGCATATAACTCTGTCGTATTAACAAGGGCTAAGATGAAGGAATTAGAAACATTAATTAAGCCGTTCGAATAAAAACTTGGCAGGTAGGCGTGTGTTAGTTAGGTTGCGGAGCTGAGACGCTGTGCCATCCCTAAAGATGGACTTATGGAAACAAAGCAACAACATCTGGCATTTGTACGGGAAAGAGGACCGTTTAAACTCGATTGTTCAGCCGTTATTTTCGGCACTGATGAGCTGGAACTACTTCATCAGTGGGGACATTGGTTTCAAGGGTTGCAGGACGGTACTTTAGAGCCGTTCACCGAGTTGCAGAGAAACTTTATCGCGGTCTGTCGCGGTGAGCAAAAGGCAATAAGTGTTGAAGAAAAGGCCTGGTTCAAGTATATCAATCGCAAACGTATCGAGGCCAAGTCGGGGGACAGTTTGCGTCAGCATTACGAATATCGGGAGCAGGGCTTTTACACGAGAGACATGAAAAAGCAACTGAACCGGATGATGTATGCAGAAATGAAAAAGAATCATAAACTGTAAACCTAAAATCGAAAACTTATGGGAACCATTATAAGAAACCGGACCATTCGACCATCATCGCGATTGGAAAGCTCAAAAAACTATAAAATCGACACCAAAGTTGTTGGCGCAATTGATACTCTAAGGGTAAACATCGACCATGAATCTGACTCTTTTTTGAAAAGCTACTGGTTTCATGGCAAGGATGTTGCCTATCGGAACAGCATCAGTTTCCGGGTTACTGATTATGGACCACGGATTGACATCAGTTGGAGTGGTGCTCAGCCCTATAAAGAAGAACAGAACACAAGGCAGAAACAGAGTGTTGACAAATTACTGGTTGATTTGGACGCAATAAACAGGAAAATGAAAGTTCCGACCGAGGGCATTGTTTATAGCCTAGATCCTGTTGTCGATGACAAATCGAAGATCCTGATTCTGGGGACTATGCCAGGTGAAGAATCGCTGCGTCAACAGGCCTACTACGCACATCCGCGCAACTTATTTTGGAAATTAATTGAAGCCGTCATTGGCGAAAGTTTACCAGGTGATTACGAAGAAAAGAAAAGCTTTTTATTGCATCATGGAATCGCTTTGTGGGATGTTTGTCATTCATGCGAACGACAGGGAAGCCTTGACACAGATATCTCAGACGAATTGCCTAATGATATAGCAAACTTTATTGTCAATTACCCTAATGTTACAACAATTGGATTGAACGGCAAAAAAGCTGCTCAACTCTTTGGGAAATATATTGGATCAATTCAAGGTATTAAGCTTTTCGCTCTTCCTTCTAGTAGCCCAGCTAATGCAAGTATTCCTTGGGAAGAAAAACGCGATAGCTGGTTGAGACTAAAACAATACCTCTGAGTGGCAAAAACTAATCTATCTGAATCGTCATGCCTACAAAAATCTTAGAAAAAAACCAGAGCCGAGTACCCTTCCTTGGCGACAGATTGAGTTTTATTCACGGGCTTGATCCGTTGGGTTTGCAGAATCCATCAGTCCAGTTGTACGGTAATATGCTGCCGGGCTTAAACAATGTTACCAATCGGATTCGGTATTACAGTTTTTACTGCTGGCTGTTGGGAGAGTTTGCCAGAACTATTCGCAGTAAAAATCCCGCTGAGCAAAAGCAATTTATTCGGCGCGCTGAATTTCTCGTTGCCCTTACTGCGGTAAAAGCCGAAATGCAAGGGATTCCTGGAAGCAGTTATTCATATCAACGGATGTTAGAAAATCCAGGTGTTTTCGACTTGAAAACCGGAACGTACAATAAGGACGGATCGACGGACAAAACCTACTGGAAATATTCATTCGGTATCTTCGGTCAGTATTATGTGGGCTCGTTGCGTCAGATGGGATTAATTGATGAACCGACTGACGAAAACGGCGTGTTTATCGGAATTTATCGGCGGACACTGCAAGATAAGCAAGCAGGCATTTCGGGGGAAGAGTTGGGAAACGCATTCGGTGAAAATATTCGACCTGAAACACATGCTCTTTTCCTGAATTGTATCAATGAAGGAAGTGTATCTCAACAGCAGTTGGATATGCTTTTACCCGACTTCAATATGTTATTAATCGATCCAACAACGGAAGAATGGCGTCTTTTAACAATGCTTCTTGAATCTTCCGACAAGCCTCTGGTAGAGGGCGAAGATTCACGTAGTATGCGTCGCGACACGATCAAGCGATTTCTTCGTTTCGTTTTGGAAAATAAGCCAGAGCGTTTGGTACAAGATTTTACAAACTTTGCCTACCGGAAGCAAGGATACCGAAAAGGAACAGTTGATCTTTGCATGACTGGTTGGTACTATTATGCATTGAACGAATATTGGCAAATAGCATGTACTGCAATTCTTAACGGCGGTCTCAATTATTTGGAGGAAAATGTCGGACCAGGCTGGATGGCTCTTCCCGATTTTATAAAGAAAACGGGCGAAGCGGTTTTGAAGTTACTTGTTAATTTAAAACTAGCAGAGAATAAGGAGCAAACCGTATCAGATATGATCAGTAATATAGAGGAAGGCGAAGCTAATCTTCAGCAACTTTTGATACGGGAAAAATCGATTGGCAGGATTGCTTATTCGTTTATTCTGGTCTGGAAGCTATACCAAACGAATAGATTGCAGTTAGACCGTTTGATGGAGTTTACCAGAGACGGTCATTTTGTCGACGGAGAAGATGTTTTAAGTTACTTCCTTAGGTTTAAAAAATTCCTCGACTATCCGCTGGGGCATTTCATTGAAGAATTTCTGTTGGTCAAAGTGATCTATCGACATCATTTTGTTGCCTTCAGGAAAATGGGTAGTGGAAATCAATCGACACAAAAATTTATCCTCGAAAACAACCATATTCGTTTAATTGACAATT harbors:
- a CDS encoding OmpA family protein gives rise to the protein MSQKFLDIKDDNQFALSTGDLMAALLLIFALLLVGTMLKLQEEFDSKSDVAERYKELQIELYNDLYDEFKMDLPEWHAELDSTLTIRFKEPNVMFDGGSSIVKEEFKRRLTSFFPRYIKVLMRNKYKEHIEEIRIEGHTSYEGRVGMSPEGAYFYNMQLSQDRTRSVLRFCLKLLEQNVYEWTRDRSTANGLSSVKPLASNETEDGRIQNRRVEFRIKTDAEAQIREMLRYATK
- a CDS encoding MotA/TolQ/ExbB proton channel family protein encodes the protein MDYLERIFPFPYVNQQSFDENRLTGYWVLFTILITLLSLIYILGRGYVIKRALAFNSLSKSKSLKATWRAYQKSFSSYGAEFKTPVHAEEYINENNIFFNFLNFRLVNNMSSIIVGIGILGTFVGLAFGIAGIKTTEGTEQLAQSIDSLMAGMSTAFVTSIWGMGLSLLFTGVFKFWQTRVSRVIQSTCFELDAKYMVSEDEVQKQREQKQREIIGELFNEYLVAETSEGKQLPKNVFRRILEESEKQTASLQSFSDDLADSITAAMELLVSENNTQISKLIEEKLVPVLNDLKAIKQDSGTQIIESAIDRLAKSMKEMLDEFKRSIAGDTKNELEGLTKQLAEVATSITNVPGTMAEISGTVKEMIETLKETVIENIKNTKAEAAVQSEETRKAFIAAKEEYTTSIGDIQAHMELMLASQKDNIKQIADLTKTINETLTTNSHVNKQFENLVFKTKEISRTFERITSTLSDNSKQISASSDDLHKSTHEFKSSIENYIKKNHELLGTHQETLGKAVEASDQYIKKFNVIESGLTGIFGQVQTGLQDYQTVTAQNLNHYLREFTTQLTNAQKGLESNIANLSEIAEDLTEQIEKYNGRR
- the maoP gene encoding DUF413 domain-containing protein — translated: METKQQHLAFVRERGPFKLDCSAVIFGTDELELLHQWGHWFQGLQDGTLEPFTELQRNFIAVCRGEQKAISVEEKAWFKYINRKRIEAKSGDSLRQHYEYREQGFYTRDMKKQLNRMMYAEMKKNHKL
- a CDS encoding DNA-deoxyinosine glycosylase → MGTIIRNRTIRPSSRLESSKNYKIDTKVVGAIDTLRVNIDHESDSFLKSYWFHGKDVAYRNSISFRVTDYGPRIDISWSGAQPYKEEQNTRQKQSVDKLLVDLDAINRKMKVPTEGIVYSLDPVVDDKSKILILGTMPGEESLRQQAYYAHPRNLFWKLIEAVIGESLPGDYEEKKSFLLHHGIALWDVCHSCERQGSLDTDISDELPNDIANFIVNYPNVTTIGLNGKKAAQLFGKYIGSIQGIKLFALPSSSPANASIPWEEKRDSWLRLKQYL